A portion of the Bifidobacterium sp. ESL0800 genome contains these proteins:
- a CDS encoding LacI family DNA-binding transcriptional regulator, translated as MNITDNSQRQDNGNPDKPNAPKPNITIRDVAKAAGVAPSTVSRAFARPGRVNEATAQRIYDIADRIGYRATAIRAHTNDDHLNGMLGIVVADLSNPVFAEYTRAAQHECLSNGFGLLVLDSEENAVIERTSIHTAIQHIDGLILASSRLSDAGIRKLAQTKPLVTLNRSIRGIQSVIGDVQTGLGQAVEHLATLGHRNFTYLSGPESSWQDGVRWRTLSSICSRHHLKLRRIPSNAPTFSGGFRTGEVFLNNPTDTVIAYNDIMAIGFIAALHSRNIDVPGQVSVVGIDDVQFSSLVSPALSTVRLPRKELGTKAVTEVLSLIHHVKQTNDRRPIMLESSYVVRASTGKVNPSLASIAHE; from the coding sequence ATGAACATAACCGATAACAGCCAACGGCAGGACAACGGCAATCCCGACAAACCAAACGCGCCAAAACCGAACATCACCATCCGCGATGTGGCCAAGGCCGCCGGTGTCGCCCCTTCAACGGTTTCCAGGGCTTTCGCACGTCCAGGACGGGTCAACGAGGCCACGGCCCAGCGAATCTACGACATCGCCGACCGCATCGGCTATCGGGCCACGGCCATCAGGGCGCATACCAACGACGACCACCTGAACGGCATGCTCGGCATCGTGGTGGCAGACCTGAGCAACCCGGTTTTCGCCGAATACACACGTGCGGCCCAACACGAATGCCTTTCCAACGGCTTTGGGCTTTTGGTGCTGGATTCCGAGGAAAACGCGGTCATCGAGCGCACTTCCATCCATACCGCCATCCAACATATCGACGGGCTGATCCTCGCCTCGTCCCGCCTCTCCGACGCCGGCATACGCAAACTCGCCCAGACCAAACCGCTGGTGACGCTGAACCGCTCCATCCGCGGCATCCAATCGGTGATCGGCGACGTGCAGACCGGACTGGGGCAAGCCGTCGAGCACCTCGCAACCCTGGGCCACCGCAATTTCACGTACCTGAGCGGCCCGGAATCCTCATGGCAGGACGGAGTACGTTGGCGCACGCTTTCGTCGATCTGCTCACGCCACCATCTGAAACTGCGCCGCATCCCTTCGAACGCGCCGACTTTCAGCGGCGGATTCCGCACGGGAGAAGTGTTTTTGAACAACCCGACCGACACCGTCATCGCCTATAACGACATCATGGCCATCGGATTCATCGCGGCCCTGCATTCGCGCAACATCGACGTTCCCGGCCAAGTTTCGGTGGTCGGCATCGACGACGTGCAATTCAGCTCGCTGGTCTCCCCCGCGCTTTCGACAGTCCGTCTGCCTCGAAAGGAACTGGGCACGAAAGCGGTCACGGAGGTGCTGAGCCTGATCCACCACGTCAAGCAAACCAACGACCGCAGGCCGATCATGCTGGAATCCTCGTATGTCGTACGCGCCAGCACCGGCAAAGTCAACCCTTCGCTAGCTTCGATCGCGCACGAGTAA
- a CDS encoding DUF2264 domain-containing protein produces the protein MKTKPFNEDVATNPLRTKADCVEALVDILAPAMRLVESGGRYGRFRMSDSGAVYSQDRTSIEGFCRLLWGLGPLFANRGNIARFPRWWQLSCAGIVHGTTPDDPDFWGNPLDDYDQLFVEMGAITAFLFETRQDFWDHLSAAQQANILTWLDQINHHELPKTNWLWFRQMVNTWFVHTGHTEYDAKIAADFDITASHYLDHGWSFDGYVDQIDNYIPFAYQFFTLMNAGLAERDWHNRNHCSECGGRTTCDSRKFGTAKSAEVNADTDNDILDENSADNISVKTAGRTSNKTFDTTTSCDAGICKPSAAEAKRYTLLRQRATAFVPSYANWFAADGACLPFGRSLDYRFAQAAFWGAAAFAGIDLPTGWSLGDVKHLLLGNLRWWFRQNIFQSDGLIPIGYAYPNMNMAEGYNGPASAYWALKTFIFLCIPESAPFWTTRESDDFKFEPLLLQPEPRMLVAHSRTGLEVQAFTAGQHAPEHNHTDAKYEKYVYSTTFGFSTPKAATVLKQMACDNTLAVSESEYHWRTAFGYADYAVHGDYVYSRWEPWSDVTIRNFIVPLMPWHIRVHVVDSGRALHLAEGGFAMPDFGQELATANINLIGGFAETAAQHAADGSFESGWSESDNGGNHLSEIQNSDTAGQADSGANDNIQAADPHSTHESGNRSEETIDRPTTNPVAMLGSPQRSLFYRTDVGLTGLIGAEGFALELAAPEPNTNLLYPKTRIPMQMRIIEPGHYVFVSAYLGDRELESVNDDGSIALPGAILAGDELRISYRGETHTVNLAELQN, from the coding sequence ATGAAAACGAAGCCATTCAATGAAGATGTTGCCACAAACCCACTGCGTACCAAGGCGGATTGCGTTGAAGCGCTGGTCGATATCCTCGCGCCGGCCATGCGACTGGTGGAAAGCGGAGGCAGATACGGGCGATTCCGCATGAGCGACAGCGGGGCCGTCTACAGCCAGGACCGCACTTCCATCGAGGGCTTCTGCCGGTTGCTCTGGGGACTCGGACCGCTGTTCGCCAACCGGGGCAATATCGCTCGATTCCCGCGCTGGTGGCAGCTTTCGTGCGCCGGCATCGTGCATGGCACCACCCCCGACGACCCCGATTTCTGGGGCAATCCGCTGGACGATTACGACCAGCTTTTCGTGGAAATGGGTGCGATCACGGCCTTCCTCTTCGAGACGCGACAGGATTTCTGGGACCATCTGAGTGCCGCGCAACAAGCCAACATCCTCACCTGGCTCGACCAGATCAACCATCACGAGCTGCCGAAAACCAACTGGCTCTGGTTCCGGCAGATGGTCAACACATGGTTCGTACACACGGGGCACACCGAATACGACGCGAAGATAGCAGCCGATTTCGACATCACCGCCTCGCACTATCTCGATCACGGATGGTCGTTTGACGGGTACGTTGACCAGATCGACAACTATATCCCGTTCGCCTATCAGTTCTTTACGCTGATGAACGCGGGACTTGCCGAACGCGACTGGCACAATCGCAATCATTGCAGTGAGTGCGGCGGACGTACCACCTGCGATTCCCGGAAATTCGGGACCGCCAAATCTGCAGAAGTGAATGCCGACACCGACAACGACATTCTCGACGAGAATAGTGCCGATAACATTTCCGTAAAAACCGCCGGCCGGACAAGCAACAAGACTTTCGATACGACAACTTCTTGCGATGCCGGTATCTGCAAACCCAGCGCCGCTGAAGCGAAACGCTATACATTGCTTCGGCAACGCGCGACCGCGTTCGTGCCCAGCTACGCCAACTGGTTCGCCGCCGACGGCGCCTGCCTGCCGTTCGGACGCAGCCTCGACTACCGGTTCGCTCAGGCCGCGTTCTGGGGCGCGGCGGCCTTCGCCGGAATCGATCTGCCGACCGGATGGTCGCTCGGCGACGTCAAGCATCTACTGCTGGGCAACCTGCGTTGGTGGTTCAGGCAGAACATTTTCCAATCCGACGGACTGATTCCCATCGGTTACGCCTATCCGAATATGAATATGGCCGAGGGCTACAACGGTCCGGCGTCCGCCTACTGGGCCTTGAAAACCTTTATTTTCCTTTGTATCCCCGAGTCCGCTCCCTTCTGGACCACACGCGAAAGCGACGATTTCAAATTCGAACCGCTGCTGCTGCAACCCGAGCCGCGCATGTTGGTGGCACACAGCCGCACGGGCTTGGAGGTGCAGGCGTTCACCGCTGGCCAGCACGCCCCGGAGCACAACCACACCGACGCGAAATACGAGAAGTACGTCTATTCCACGACCTTCGGCTTCTCGACGCCGAAAGCCGCGACCGTGCTCAAGCAGATGGCATGCGACAATACTTTGGCGGTTTCCGAGTCGGAATATCATTGGCGCACGGCCTTTGGTTACGCCGATTACGCGGTGCACGGCGATTACGTCTATTCGCGCTGGGAGCCGTGGAGCGACGTCACGATCCGTAATTTCATCGTGCCGCTGATGCCGTGGCACATCCGCGTCCACGTCGTCGATTCTGGGCGGGCCTTGCATCTGGCCGAGGGCGGCTTCGCGATGCCGGACTTCGGGCAGGAACTCGCCACTGCCAATATCAACCTAATCGGCGGGTTTGCCGAGACGGCAGCACAGCACGCAGCTGACGGTTCCTTCGAGTCCGGCTGGAGTGAGAGCGATAACGGCGGAAATCATCTTTCCGAAATACAAAATTCAGACACAGCAGGTCAAGCCGACTCTGGCGCGAACGACAATATCCAAGCCGCAGATCCCCATTCAACCCACGAATCAGGCAACCGAAGCGAAGAAACTATCGACAGACCCACCACGAACCCGGTAGCCATGCTGGGTTCGCCGCAGCGATCCCTGTTCTACCGAACCGACGTCGGGCTCACCGGTCTGATCGGCGCCGAGGGATTCGCGCTGGAACTGGCCGCCCCTGAGCCGAACACCAATCTGCTCTACCCCAAAACGCGCATTCCCATGCAGATGCGCATCATCGAACCCGGACACTATGTGTTCGTCTCCGCCTATCTCGGCGACCGTGAGTTGGAAAGCGTGAACGACGACGGGTCGATTGCCCTGCCCGGCGCTATTTTGGCCGGCGACGAACTGCGCATCAGTTATCGCGGCGAGACGCACACGGTGAATCTGGCGGAACTGCAGAACTGA
- the htpX gene encoding zinc metalloprotease HtpX, whose product MGGKIKVHGHLNGLKTTLLFAVMWAIIMLIWWLTGASRDTLIYYIFIGLASTFISYWFSDRISIASMGAQQVSEQQAPELYRIVRELSARAGKPMPRIYIAPTMSPNAFATGRNERHAAVCCTQGILQILNERELRGVLGHELMHVYNHDILTSAVASAMATVITYLGYMLMFFGGGRDNDDRDSGIFGLLGVALSSILAPIGASLIQLAISRTREYDADEDGSKLTGDPAALASALNKITSGAAANPMPQTAGTQSAAAMMIANPFSDEGFSRLFSTHPPTQDRINRLMQMAQEMQGVGAGPRGDRLGSEGPAQVAY is encoded by the coding sequence ATGGGCGGCAAGATTAAAGTACACGGCCACTTGAACGGTCTTAAAACCACATTGCTTTTCGCGGTGATGTGGGCCATCATCATGCTTATTTGGTGGCTTACCGGTGCCAGCCGTGACACGCTCATTTATTACATTTTCATCGGGCTGGCTTCGACCTTCATCTCCTATTGGTTCTCCGACCGCATATCCATTGCTTCGATGGGCGCACAGCAGGTCTCGGAGCAGCAGGCGCCCGAGCTTTACCGCATTGTGCGCGAACTTTCCGCACGCGCCGGCAAGCCGATGCCGCGCATTTACATCGCGCCGACCATGAGCCCGAACGCGTTCGCCACCGGCCGAAACGAGCGTCATGCCGCCGTATGTTGCACGCAGGGCATTCTACAGATTCTGAACGAGCGAGAGTTGCGCGGTGTACTCGGCCACGAGCTGATGCACGTCTATAACCACGACATCCTCACCTCCGCCGTGGCCAGTGCGATGGCGACGGTAATCACGTATCTGGGTTACATGCTGATGTTCTTCGGCGGCGGGCGAGATAACGACGACCGCGATTCCGGGATTTTCGGGCTGCTTGGCGTGGCGCTTAGCTCAATTCTCGCGCCCATCGGAGCTTCGCTCATCCAGCTGGCGATTTCCCGAACCCGCGAATACGACGCGGATGAAGACGGCAGCAAACTCACCGGCGACCCGGCAGCGCTTGCCTCGGCCCTCAATAAGATCACGTCCGGAGCGGCCGCCAACCCGATGCCGCAGACCGCCGGCACCCAGTCCGCCGCCGCGATGATGATTGCCAACCCCTTCTCCGACGAGGGCTTCAGCCGTCTCTTCTCCACGCATCCACCGACCCAGGATCGTATCAATCGCCTGATGCAGATGGCTCAGGAAATGCAGGGTGTAGGTGCCGGGCCACGGGGCGACCGGCTGGGTTCAGAGGGCCCGGCGCAGGTCGCTTATTAA
- a CDS encoding FAD-dependent oxidoreductase — MSENNSNELRIAVVGAGPAGVYSSDIFLRELKKKAADLGLPDHARIDLFEKLPVPFGLVRYGVAPDHPAIKYIADALEKTLDNPDIHLYCDVEFGRDLTLDDLMPRYDAVLFATGAVADRPLTIPGADLDGVHGAARFVEWYDGYPTGARTWPLDAQKVAVIGGGNVAMDVSRELMRRADDLKARTDIPDNVYEGIKGNAARELHLFIRRGVAQAKFSVQELRELEKLPGVQIIINEDDFDLDEATIEQAGKDKLTRQMVEELYAIRDMAEDMQDDGGVDFEGNPATKKYYMHFNSAPTEVLGEGGKVVGLHVEHTETGADGVMRHTGEFTDYPVEAVYHAIGYKPASVPGVAYDEQRSVLANEDGRILAEPAFTAETGKSTVRPRLYATGWAKRGPVGLIGSTKSDALLIVGNMLEDLSKVEDADGAGKGCIAADRDPESIDRLLASRGVKPIDFAGWKKVDTYERAEGAKEGREHKKVIDPEQLRALALG, encoded by the coding sequence ATGAGTGAAAACAACAGCAACGAACTCCGCATCGCCGTCGTCGGCGCCGGCCCTGCGGGAGTCTATTCATCCGACATCTTCCTGCGCGAGCTGAAGAAGAAGGCCGCCGACCTCGGGCTGCCCGACCATGCGCGTATCGACCTGTTCGAGAAGCTGCCGGTGCCGTTCGGCCTGGTGCGCTACGGCGTCGCCCCCGACCACCCGGCCATCAAGTACATCGCTGACGCGCTCGAAAAAACGCTCGACAATCCCGATATCCACCTATACTGCGACGTGGAATTTGGCCGCGATTTGACGCTTGACGACCTGATGCCGCGCTACGACGCGGTGCTCTTCGCCACGGGTGCGGTGGCCGACCGGCCGCTGACCATCCCCGGAGCCGACCTCGACGGCGTGCACGGTGCCGCGCGGTTTGTGGAGTGGTACGACGGCTATCCGACCGGCGCTCGCACTTGGCCGCTGGATGCGCAGAAAGTCGCGGTCATCGGCGGCGGTAACGTGGCGATGGACGTTTCGCGCGAACTGATGCGCCGCGCCGATGACTTGAAGGCCCGCACCGATATCCCCGACAATGTCTACGAAGGCATCAAGGGCAACGCGGCCCGCGAGTTGCACCTCTTTATCCGCCGAGGCGTCGCGCAGGCCAAGTTCAGCGTGCAGGAGCTGCGCGAGCTCGAGAAGCTGCCGGGCGTACAGATCATCATCAACGAGGACGACTTCGACCTCGACGAGGCCACCATCGAGCAGGCCGGCAAGGACAAGCTCACCCGCCAGATGGTCGAAGAACTCTACGCCATCCGCGATATGGCCGAGGATATGCAAGACGACGGCGGCGTCGATTTCGAAGGCAACCCCGCTACCAAGAAGTATTACATGCACTTCAACTCCGCGCCTACCGAGGTTCTGGGCGAGGGCGGCAAGGTGGTCGGCCTGCACGTCGAGCACACCGAGACCGGCGCGGACGGCGTGATGCGCCACACCGGCGAATTCACCGACTATCCGGTTGAGGCTGTCTATCACGCCATCGGCTACAAGCCGGCGAGCGTGCCGGGCGTGGCCTACGACGAGCAGCGCAGCGTGCTGGCCAACGAAGACGGCCGCATCCTCGCCGAGCCCGCGTTCACGGCCGAAACCGGCAAGAGCACCGTTCGCCCGCGCCTTTACGCCACGGGCTGGGCCAAGCGTGGGCCGGTCGGGCTCATCGGTTCCACCAAGTCCGACGCGTTGCTGATCGTCGGCAACATGCTCGAAGACCTCTCCAAGGTCGAAGACGCCGACGGGGCCGGCAAAGGCTGCATCGCCGCCGACCGCGACCCCGAGTCCATCGACCGCCTGCTCGCCTCGCGTGGCGTCAAGCCCATCGACTTCGCCGGCTGGAAGAAGGTCGACACCTACGAGCGTGCCGAGGGTGCGAAGGAAGGCCGCGAGCACAAGAAGGTCATCGACCCCGAACAGCTGCGTGCGCTCGCGTTGGGCTGA
- a CDS encoding ABC transporter substrate-binding protein has translation MAIIATFALGLSSAACGNASGNSGSTAGSNGKPTLTFMLDWTPNTNHVGLYVAQQLGYFKDAGINVKILPTAQAGAETSVQNGVADIGFSKLTDLANADAHGADLKLVFDLTQKPIARWCSLKSRTDIKTPKDFAGKTFVTFGSAEQSASVRQMIRYSGGSGDFKTATAGTNTFRTLTSGKGDFAGFYANWEEVESQLNGPALNCFAADKWGVPGNPDQLGFAVKNSWLKNPQNTANLKKFLKAARRGYDYALAHPNKAADILVSQTKTSHLDPKLARASMEKVVREGYWSGNGMGDETTSGKPNQKLTGTVNTADGQKYLDFQYHAGTYTGLHEKKLPYAPQATELSTNKYVQ, from the coding sequence TTGGCAATCATCGCGACGTTCGCGCTCGGACTTTCGTCGGCAGCCTGCGGCAACGCGTCCGGCAACAGCGGCAGCACGGCCGGCTCCAACGGCAAGCCGACCCTGACCTTCATGCTCGACTGGACACCGAACACCAACCATGTCGGCCTGTATGTGGCCCAGCAGCTCGGTTATTTCAAGGACGCCGGCATCAATGTGAAGATCCTGCCGACCGCCCAGGCCGGCGCGGAGACCAGTGTGCAGAACGGGGTGGCCGATATCGGCTTCTCCAAACTGACCGACCTCGCCAACGCCGACGCACACGGTGCCGATCTGAAACTCGTCTTCGACCTGACGCAGAAGCCCATCGCCCGCTGGTGCAGCCTGAAGAGCCGCACCGACATCAAGACGCCCAAAGACTTCGCAGGCAAGACCTTCGTCACCTTCGGTTCGGCCGAGCAGAGCGCTTCGGTACGTCAGATGATTCGCTACTCCGGCGGTTCCGGCGACTTCAAAACCGCAACGGCAGGCACCAACACCTTCCGCACACTCACCAGCGGCAAAGGCGATTTCGCCGGTTTCTACGCCAACTGGGAGGAAGTGGAGTCACAGCTCAACGGGCCGGCCCTGAACTGCTTCGCCGCCGACAAGTGGGGCGTGCCCGGCAACCCCGACCAGCTCGGCTTCGCGGTGAAGAACTCCTGGCTGAAGAATCCCCAGAACACCGCCAATCTCAAGAAGTTCCTCAAGGCCGCACGACGCGGATACGACTACGCACTGGCCCACCCGAACAAAGCCGCCGACATCCTCGTCAGCCAAACCAAGACCTCGCACCTCGACCCGAAACTCGCCCGCGCCTCCATGGAAAAAGTGGTGCGCGAAGGCTATTGGAGCGGCAACGGCATGGGCGACGAGACGACCTCCGGCAAGCCTAATCAGAAGCTCACCGGCACCGTCAACACCGCAGACGGCCAAAAGTATCTGGACTTCCAATACCACGCCGGCACCTACACCGGCTTGCACGAGAAGAAACTTCCCTATGCGCCTCAGGCCACCGAGCTTTCGACCAACAAGTATGTGCAATGA
- a CDS encoding ABC transporter permease subunit — protein MDSVAHHQHHAAQHWWRKVLPPTVTIGAVLVLWQAAASAHLVNETTLASPAAIVSSMIATWPDLMAATAVTTVEALAGFAIAVIAGIAIGIGLYASKTANRAIYPLLVAAQTIPIITIAPLFMIWFGFSPVGKITLVAIFGLFSIAVDTSRGLAAVPRFYQDVALTCGATKPWTLFHVKLRVAARQVFSGIRISAAYVFGTAVTAEYLGATNGLGVWLQGAFNSFQTTLIFSAAIVVVALTGILLGLVSLAERLLLGPADEDGAISLDDSET, from the coding sequence ATGGACTCTGTGGCACATCACCAACACCATGCCGCACAACACTGGTGGCGCAAAGTCCTGCCTCCGACCGTGACCATCGGCGCGGTTCTCGTGCTCTGGCAGGCCGCGGCGAGCGCACACCTCGTCAATGAGACGACGCTGGCCTCCCCCGCCGCCATCGTCTCGTCGATGATTGCCACATGGCCCGATCTGATGGCGGCGACGGCCGTGACCACCGTTGAGGCTCTGGCCGGCTTCGCGATCGCCGTCATCGCCGGCATCGCCATCGGTATCGGCCTTTATGCCTCAAAAACCGCCAACCGTGCCATCTATCCGCTGCTCGTGGCCGCGCAGACCATCCCGATCATCACCATCGCGCCGCTGTTCATGATCTGGTTCGGTTTCAGCCCGGTCGGCAAAATTACGCTGGTAGCCATTTTCGGCCTGTTCTCCATCGCCGTCGACACCTCGCGCGGACTGGCCGCCGTACCTCGCTTCTACCAGGACGTGGCGCTGACCTGCGGGGCGACAAAGCCGTGGACATTGTTCCACGTGAAACTTCGCGTCGCCGCGCGCCAGGTCTTCTCCGGCATCCGCATCAGCGCCGCCTACGTTTTCGGCACGGCGGTCACTGCCGAATATCTGGGCGCGACCAACGGCCTCGGCGTATGGCTGCAGGGCGCGTTCAACTCCTTCCAGACGACTCTGATTTTCTCCGCCGCCATCGTCGTGGTCGCACTGACCGGCATTCTGCTCGGCCTTGTCTCGCTGGCCGAACGCCTGCTGCTCGGCCCGGCCGACGAAGATGGCGCGATCTCACTGGATGACAGCGAAACCTGA
- a CDS encoding DUF805 domain-containing protein, protein MQQPAMPQPGESQNFAGNLPPLPGSGTSQTGSAPQYQYSAPQAEQGNVPPQYAGNQPTDQGGAPAFPAGAPDQPQPYGGPNPNDFAASMAVPLNMPYYGCSFVDAVKRFFLKYVKFSGRASRSEFWWAQLFLFIVAIVLNIIDQALFHKNDTFLDTIWNLAVFLPTLAVDIRRLHDTNKSGWWILFPYGLVIGGAIVFFFTAIAAGLSVGSVMDSSEALLRTVGAGAVGGVIVGAIIFLLCMLAGFIVGIVFMVQGPNPQGARFDENQPLQASVQGQYMPPMDQGAPMAQGMPMNAQYDQAATPGAFAGNPYEQNANQQAGTPAQPQYGAGQQSQSQAPYDQPHASGFGNENLNNDGNGNGNVGNGYDSNR, encoded by the coding sequence ATGCAGCAACCCGCAATGCCACAGCCCGGCGAATCTCAGAATTTCGCCGGCAACCTTCCTCCTCTGCCCGGTTCCGGAACCTCCCAAACCGGTTCGGCACCGCAATACCAATACAGCGCCCCGCAGGCGGAGCAGGGTAACGTTCCGCCCCAATATGCAGGCAACCAGCCAACAGACCAAGGCGGCGCTCCGGCATTCCCAGCCGGCGCCCCGGACCAGCCCCAGCCATACGGAGGGCCGAATCCCAACGATTTCGCCGCTTCAATGGCCGTTCCGCTGAACATGCCCTATTACGGGTGCTCGTTCGTCGATGCCGTCAAGCGTTTCTTCCTCAAATACGTCAAGTTCTCCGGCCGCGCCAGCCGCAGCGAGTTCTGGTGGGCGCAGCTGTTCCTGTTCATCGTCGCCATCGTGCTGAACATCATCGATCAGGCGCTGTTCCACAAGAACGACACCTTCCTCGACACCATCTGGAACCTGGCGGTATTCCTGCCGACCCTCGCCGTAGACATCCGACGCCTGCACGATACCAACAAATCCGGCTGGTGGATCCTGTTTCCTTACGGTCTGGTCATCGGCGGAGCCATTGTCTTCTTCTTCACGGCCATCGCCGCAGGATTGTCGGTCGGCTCGGTCATGGATTCAAGCGAGGCCCTGCTCCGAACAGTCGGTGCCGGTGCCGTGGGCGGGGTGATCGTAGGAGCGATCATTTTCCTGCTCTGCATGCTGGCCGGATTCATCGTCGGCATCGTCTTCATGGTGCAGGGCCCCAACCCGCAGGGTGCACGCTTCGACGAAAACCAGCCTTTGCAAGCCAGCGTCCAAGGCCAGTACATGCCGCCGATGGATCAGGGTGCCCCTATGGCTCAGGGGATGCCGATGAATGCTCAATACGATCAGGCGGCAACACCGGGAGCTTTCGCAGGCAATCCGTATGAACAAAACGCCAACCAGCAGGCCGGCACCCCTGCCCAACCTCAATATGGTGCAGGCCAGCAGAGCCAAAGCCAAGCCCCATACGACCAACCACACGCCTCGGGATTCGGAAACGAAAACCTGAACAACGACGGCAACGGCAACGGCAATGTCGGCAATGGTTACGATTCCAATCGATAA
- a CDS encoding histidine phosphatase family protein, with amino-acid sequence MSSSSSSTEKQTTLHFVRHGKVENPGHLLYERLPGFHLSGLGLRMAQASGRYIAANAQMNQAVALYSSPLDRTRETAQAILAELNPVRVSRGEAELGIETDPRLIEAGNDFRGLRIGYGKAALWRPRSLKLLRNLWRPSWGESYRHIAARVSDFAQEAVRNHPGEQVIIVSHESPIFSYRHMLETGHPEHNMLLRHTALASITSITYDSATGKMLDISYVDPAKDVK; translated from the coding sequence ATGTCGTCATCATCGTCGTCAACCGAGAAGCAGACCACGTTGCATTTCGTCCGTCACGGCAAGGTCGAGAATCCCGGTCACCTGCTTTACGAACGTCTTCCCGGCTTCCACCTTTCGGGGCTGGGATTGCGTATGGCCCAGGCCAGCGGACGTTACATTGCGGCAAACGCGCAGATGAACCAGGCGGTGGCGCTCTATTCCTCGCCTCTGGATCGTACGCGCGAAACGGCGCAGGCGATTCTGGCCGAGCTCAATCCGGTACGGGTTTCGCGCGGGGAGGCGGAACTTGGTATCGAAACCGACCCGCGGCTCATCGAGGCTGGCAACGATTTCCGCGGCCTTCGTATCGGCTATGGCAAGGCCGCGCTGTGGCGGCCGCGAAGCCTGAAGCTGCTGCGTAACCTTTGGCGGCCGAGCTGGGGAGAGAGCTATCGGCACATCGCCGCGAGGGTCAGCGATTTCGCGCAGGAAGCGGTGCGGAACCACCCAGGCGAGCAGGTGATTATCGTCAGTCACGAATCGCCGATTTTCAGTTATCGGCATATGCTGGAAACCGGTCATCCCGAACACAATATGTTGCTTCGTCACACCGCGCTCGCCTCGATCACCTCGATTACCTACGACAGTGCGACCGGCAAAATGCTCGACATCTCCTATGTCGACCCGGCCAAGGATGTGAAGTGA